In the Nitrospirales bacterium LBB_01 genome, one interval contains:
- a CDS encoding DUF1778 domain-containing protein — translation MAQPQRTEAVSINIRAKAQQRDLIDQAALRLGSSRSEFMLRAACREAEHVLLDQAFFTVNAGTFASFQALLDKPLLPTDKLRKLLKTKAPWD, via the coding sequence ATGGCACAGCCGCAAAGGACAGAAGCAGTATCCATAAACATACGCGCCAAAGCGCAACAACGCGATCTTATTGATCAAGCCGCTCTCCGGCTTGGTAGCAGCCGGTCAGAGTTTATGCTTAGAGCGGCTTGTCGTGAAGCTGAGCACGTGTTGCTTGACCAGGCGTTTTTCACGGTAAATGCCGGCACTTTTGCCAGCTTTCAGGCATTGCTTGACAAGCCGCTGCTGCCTACCGACAAGTTAAGAAAGTTACTCAAAACGAAAGCTCCATGGGACTGA
- a CDS encoding FkbM family methyltransferase, which yields MINKIMSLFPSLKPKVQEQGYKPPLAIRALRAALETIVNTLGLNCNNELMVELLKILDPSITVKLPGGQSIIFTTGHTRLLWRARTLLTEETSTIEWIDTFDSADVFYDIGANVGSYTLYAAKTKGVRVFAFEPEINNFQLLYSNIYKNELFDLCVPLSIACHDSTAMQTFYVRDFSKGDATHSVGRVAKYVQSAPRMFEVETLCMKLDDIIETFKLPPPTKIKIDVDTNELYVIRGLIKTLPVIKEICVELDMDFDEHRELVKILQDAGFEIIREHQIYQRRGITLHNVFFRKTLQKT from the coding sequence ATGATTAACAAAATTATGAGTTTGTTTCCATCGTTAAAACCTAAAGTACAAGAGCAAGGGTATAAGCCGCCGCTTGCTATCAGAGCGTTACGAGCTGCACTTGAGACAATAGTAAACACGCTTGGGCTAAATTGCAACAACGAGTTGATGGTGGAGTTGTTAAAAATTCTGGATCCCTCCATAACGGTAAAACTGCCCGGTGGACAGAGTATTATATTTACAACGGGGCACACTCGGCTTTTGTGGCGGGCACGGACGCTTCTTACCGAGGAGACCTCCACCATAGAGTGGATTGATACCTTTGACAGTGCAGATGTGTTTTACGATATTGGTGCCAACGTCGGCAGCTACACTTTATATGCTGCAAAAACAAAAGGGGTTAGAGTTTTTGCGTTTGAGCCGGAGATCAATAATTTTCAACTGTTGTATTCAAACATATACAAAAACGAGCTTTTTGACCTCTGCGTTCCCTTAAGCATAGCGTGCCATGACAGCACTGCCATGCAGACATTCTACGTACGGGATTTCTCTAAGGGAGACGCCACACACTCTGTGGGAAGAGTTGCTAAGTATGTGCAGAGTGCTCCGAGGATGTTTGAAGTAGAGACCCTGTGCATGAAACTTGACGATATTATAGAGACATTTAAACTGCCCCCGCCAACCAAAATAAAAATAGACGTGGACACAAATGAGCTATACGTTATCCGCGGCTTAATTAAAACGCTGCCCGTAATTAAAGAGATATGTGTAGAGCTTGACATGGACTTTGACGAACACAGGGAGTTAGTAAAAATATTGCAGGACGCAGGATTTGAAATCATCCGTGAGCATCAAATTTACCAAAGGCGCGGAATTACGTTACACAATGTGTTTTTTAGAAAAACGCTTCAGAAAACTTAA
- a CDS encoding replication initiation protein encodes MCHSFIVNSHTFIVKYHKFIAKCHTFIAKCHTFIVKCHVLKFLWHYDTIKNEDNENEEINSKKIYKEVRLEKANHLVVKSNDLNEAHYRLTTSEQRIILMMVSMIQPGDDDFHIYRIKVSDFLELLGIKNQQMYSEIKKLTKGLIEKVLIIKKPKSELQLSWFSSAEYFDGEGYVELCFDPKLKPYLLGLKECFVRYNLRNVIKLKSSYAIRIYELLKQYERIGRRTFEVEELKQILGIKPDEYDVYNHFKSRVLSAAKRELEYITDISFEIKEIKTGRKVTAIEFIIVANKGKEAQQLDMNVVKMTVMDSVIASMGDDDKKMFEKMQSHYQLSREQAYDIMTEVLPERGREYVISVLSYCRKYHERKRNTGVECQLGAVTISAFKEGWHTQPSLFEKEKKLKTEQQQIDVREKRLKDEKEIEERLERFSRIDKLMSTLPEDKVIAGFLPYLQENAMYLYTTFYEPGMTIKKMQDSPMNICLRDYIEDFYMTPKEDNSST; translated from the coding sequence ATGTGCCACAGTTTCATAGTGAACAGCCACACTTTCATAGTGAAATACCACAAATTCATAGCTAAATGCCACACTTTCATAGCTAAATGCCACACTTTCATAGTGAAATGCCACGTGTTGAAATTTCTGTGGCATTATGATACAATTAAAAACGAGGATAACGAGAATGAGGAAATTAACTCTAAAAAAATCTATAAAGAGGTGCGCTTGGAGAAAGCAAATCACTTAGTTGTAAAATCAAATGATCTAAACGAAGCACACTACAGGCTGACTACCTCAGAACAGAGGATAATACTTATGATGGTTTCCATGATTCAGCCCGGCGATGATGATTTCCATATTTACAGAATCAAAGTCTCAGATTTTCTGGAACTTCTTGGAATTAAAAACCAACAAATGTACTCTGAGATAAAAAAGCTGACCAAAGGGCTGATTGAAAAAGTGCTGATAATTAAAAAGCCGAAGTCGGAGCTTCAACTGTCGTGGTTTTCCTCGGCGGAGTATTTTGACGGCGAGGGTTATGTGGAGCTCTGTTTTGATCCAAAGCTTAAACCATACCTGCTTGGGCTAAAGGAGTGTTTTGTAAGGTATAACCTCAGAAATGTAATTAAGTTAAAAAGCTCCTATGCTATCAGAATTTATGAACTGTTGAAACAGTATGAAAGAATAGGGCGGAGAACTTTTGAAGTAGAAGAGTTAAAGCAGATTTTAGGAATTAAGCCGGATGAGTACGATGTCTATAATCATTTTAAGAGCAGGGTTTTGTCGGCTGCTAAAAGGGAGTTGGAGTACATTACGGATATATCCTTTGAAATCAAAGAGATAAAGACAGGCCGTAAGGTGACCGCAATAGAGTTTATAATAGTAGCCAACAAGGGCAAAGAAGCTCAGCAGCTGGACATGAACGTTGTAAAGATGACTGTGATGGACAGCGTAATAGCGTCAATGGGTGATGACGACAAAAAGATGTTTGAAAAAATGCAGAGTCATTATCAATTGTCGCGTGAGCAAGCGTATGATATAATGACAGAGGTGCTGCCTGAAAGGGGGCGGGAGTACGTAATATCGGTGCTCTCATACTGTCGTAAGTACCATGAAAGGAAGAGAAATACGGGAGTGGAGTGTCAGCTTGGGGCAGTGACAATAAGCGCATTCAAAGAGGGTTGGCACACGCAGCCGTCGTTGTTTGAGAAGGAAAAAAAGCTCAAAACAGAGCAGCAACAGATAGATGTAAGAGAGAAACGGCTTAAGGATGAAAAAGAAATTGAAGAGCGTTTGGAGCGGTTCAGCCGGATAGATAAGCTTATGAGCACTCTGCCTGAGGACAAAGTGATTGCAGGGTTTTTGCCATACCTGCAAGAAAACGCAATGTATTTATATACAACTTTCTATGAACCAGGCATGACCATTAAAAAAATGCAAGACTCCCCAATGAACATATGTCTCAGAGACTACATAGAGGATTTCTATATGACGCCGAAAGAGGACAATTCGTCAACTTGA
- a CDS encoding glycosyltransferase family 4 protein has product MHVFYVGTPLPFDGRAGGYVHSWAIVNYLLKHGHKVTVFVLADTSSDTEGIKILSGMGVEVVTLFDVRQREHNRPTYKKFLAPQIEDYFPLASMSAEKNKIILEYISKQKPHVIFAFGIAALAVTDGIKTLPKVSFPFEDLINILYNDWRYNKPFNNLRQFVSNTIMLLNSIRIQKQMVTLHIEAELSGVVAGQKYRIFQNLIDKSHCKHYTTALSDPMAQTPKESIPVNNVKKILFVGQFNTPTRLGLAALYKDVLPALTKNMGQEKFKIHLVGENEFLNFQSPHFKFSNYRWLKELLAHPCIEIRGYVEDIGYEFLSSDILLVPTPIQAGLRGRIVAGLAYGSCIVTTKEEQASLPELVHMENALIASNFREMASLIAMALEDDELRERVGKNARLVYEKNFTPDVSVKKIVDDMTGVVKEFKYPEGCIPKD; this is encoded by the coding sequence TTGCACGTTTTTTATGTAGGTACCCCTCTGCCGTTTGACGGTCGTGCAGGGGGATATGTCCATAGTTGGGCAATAGTGAACTACTTGCTTAAGCACGGCCACAAGGTTACAGTCTTTGTGCTTGCCGATACAAGCAGCGACACAGAGGGAATTAAGATACTATCCGGCATGGGTGTGGAGGTTGTCACTCTCTTTGACGTAAGGCAGCGAGAGCATAACCGTCCTACGTATAAGAAATTCTTAGCGCCGCAGATTGAAGATTACTTTCCATTGGCCTCAATGTCTGCAGAAAAAAACAAAATCATACTTGAATACATCTCAAAGCAGAAGCCTCATGTGATTTTTGCATTTGGAATCGCAGCTTTGGCCGTTACCGATGGAATTAAAACATTGCCAAAGGTTTCTTTTCCTTTTGAAGATTTAATCAATATCTTATATAACGACTGGCGCTATAATAAACCTTTTAATAACTTAAGACAATTTGTAAGCAATACGATTATGCTGCTTAACTCCATAAGGATACAAAAGCAAATGGTAACGCTGCACATTGAGGCCGAACTTTCCGGCGTTGTAGCCGGACAAAAATACAGGATATTTCAAAACCTTATAGACAAAAGCCACTGCAAACACTACACAACAGCGCTTTCCGACCCCATGGCTCAAACCCCTAAAGAGTCCATACCCGTAAACAACGTAAAAAAAATTCTGTTTGTCGGACAGTTCAACACTCCAACCCGTTTGGGATTGGCTGCGCTCTACAAAGACGTGCTGCCGGCATTGACAAAGAACATGGGGCAGGAGAAATTCAAAATACATCTGGTTGGAGAAAATGAGTTTCTTAATTTCCAATCGCCGCACTTTAAGTTTTCCAATTACAGATGGCTTAAAGAGCTGTTAGCGCATCCCTGCATAGAAATTCGCGGCTATGTGGAGGACATCGGCTATGAGTTCTTATCGTCTGACATCTTACTTGTGCCCACACCTATTCAGGCTGGACTTCGCGGCCGGATTGTGGCTGGGCTTGCCTACGGCTCATGTATTGTAACGACCAAAGAGGAACAGGCCTCGCTTCCTGAGCTGGTTCATATGGAAAACGCTCTGATTGCCAGTAATTTCCGTGAAATGGCCTCCCTTATTGCTATGGCTTTAGAGGATGATGAGCTAAGAGAGAGAGTCGGCAAAAATGCGCGTCTGGTTTATGAGAAAAACTTCACACCCGATGTGTCTGTTAAAAAAATCGTGGATGATATGACAGGCGTTGTGAAAGAGTTTAAATATCCTGAGGGCTGCATACCCAAAGATTAA
- a CDS encoding GNAT family N-acetyltransferase encodes MTAVVITPPSPISSDHVLDGFECGEPSLDEWLKRRALKNQTAGVSRCFVICHRADVIGYYTLSAGAIRHEVVLKAMRRNMPNPLPVLLLGRLAVDRRYHNQGLGRALLRDAMMRAVSVSVDAGIFALMVHALSEQARGFYLSCGFVQSPLQPMTLMMTLATVRSVVTEPS; translated from the coding sequence ATGACAGCTGTCGTTATAACGCCGCCCTCCCCAATTTCATCCGATCATGTACTTGACGGTTTTGAATGTGGAGAGCCGTCATTGGATGAGTGGCTGAAAAGGCGGGCTCTTAAAAACCAAACAGCAGGCGTCTCACGTTGCTTTGTCATTTGCCACAGAGCGGATGTTATCGGCTACTACACCCTGTCGGCAGGGGCAATCAGACATGAAGTGGTCTTAAAGGCAATGCGGCGCAATATGCCAAATCCGCTGCCTGTGCTGTTACTTGGCCGGTTGGCAGTTGACCGGCGGTATCACAATCAAGGACTTGGCCGTGCGCTCTTACGAGACGCCATGATGCGTGCCGTCAGCGTCTCGGTTGATGCCGGAATATTTGCACTCATGGTTCATGCGCTTTCAGAGCAGGCAAGGGGGTTTTATCTATCGTGCGGTTTTGTACAATCACCTCTACAGCCTATGACGCTTATGATGACTTTGGCAACAGTACGCTCCGTTGTGACAGAACCGAGTTGA
- a CDS encoding DegT/DnrJ/EryC1/StrS family aminotransferase yields MNEKDIKDILKRGKPWPEGTTLWGVANLGAWYTEREVEAVVSSIRDSMDWLTGFGPNPKEIEEFENAFAAYIGCQYAVALNSCGTGLDISVMSLNLEPGDEIICPAVNYKAAHLSIIGFGGKVVFCDIDPTTLNADPEDIERRITPKTRAIMPVHMNGLPADIDSIMDVAERHPHPKHGPLKVIFDAARCCGASYKDSKIGDKGWMSVFSFQTQKFITTLGEGGMLTTNDPQIIEKVRELRHFGGEDGWGSNYKMTKVQAAVGLVQLERLDEMNARRKEVARYRTELLKDSSDLILPAEPPGYEHLYYLYSMLTPKGDQLRDKLMEALAQKYGIMCSVTNPPTYQRWSYIRQMCGDPKLPVSDDVGARLICLPIHPLMSTEMNEYVCAALLNEYHALRRL; encoded by the coding sequence ATGAATGAAAAAGATATAAAAGACATTCTTAAAAGAGGAAAACCGTGGCCAGAGGGAACTACCCTATGGGGAGTGGCTAACCTTGGAGCATGGTACACAGAGAGGGAGGTTGAGGCGGTAGTGAGCTCAATCCGCGACTCTATGGACTGGCTGACGGGCTTTGGCCCAAACCCCAAAGAGATAGAAGAGTTTGAAAACGCCTTTGCCGCCTATATTGGCTGCCAGTATGCCGTAGCCCTTAACAGCTGCGGTACGGGACTGGATATCTCTGTAATGAGCCTAAATCTGGAGCCGGGAGACGAAATTATCTGCCCTGCCGTAAACTACAAAGCCGCACATCTATCCATCATAGGCTTTGGCGGCAAAGTAGTCTTTTGCGACATTGACCCCACAACGCTTAACGCAGACCCCGAAGACATTGAACGAAGAATTACCCCTAAAACCCGAGCGATTATGCCGGTTCACATGAACGGACTACCGGCCGATATTGACTCCATAATGGACGTCGCAGAGCGCCATCCACATCCTAAACACGGGCCTCTAAAGGTAATATTTGACGCAGCACGGTGCTGTGGAGCATCGTATAAGGACTCAAAAATAGGCGATAAGGGTTGGATGTCTGTCTTTAGCTTTCAAACCCAAAAGTTCATTACAACCCTTGGCGAGGGCGGAATGCTCACCACAAACGATCCGCAAATAATAGAAAAGGTCAGAGAACTAAGACACTTTGGAGGAGAGGACGGCTGGGGCAGTAACTATAAAATGACAAAGGTTCAGGCTGCCGTAGGACTTGTGCAATTGGAGCGGCTTGATGAGATGAACGCACGGCGCAAAGAGGTTGCCCGCTATAGAACGGAGCTGCTTAAAGACAGCTCTGACCTGATTTTGCCTGCTGAGCCCCCGGGTTATGAGCACCTTTACTACCTATACAGCATGTTGACGCCAAAAGGGGACCAGCTGCGCGATAAACTGATGGAGGCGCTGGCTCAAAAGTATGGCATCATGTGCAGCGTTACAAACCCTCCTACGTATCAGAGGTGGTCCTACATCAGGCAGATGTGCGGCGACCCAAAACTCCCTGTCTCCGATGACGTCGGAGCACGGCTTATCTGTCTTCCCATACATCCTCTGATGAGCACAGAGATGAACGAATACGTCTGCGCTGCGCTCTTAAACGAATATCATGCGCTTAGACGGTTATGA
- a CDS encoding B12-binding domain-containing radical SAM protein: MGKKCKITFVYPDVPSLGVQYLMAVCQQAGHEAELVYYEAMDSSVYRALSNIPYDKTVDEVLKTNPDIVAFSCVTKNYQFQLQCARVLKQKKPELLNIFGGVHITAVPESVLKNEVVDSVAIGEGEVSLPLFLSACAASGTFTLPDTPVRGIVYKKDSNIVGAFEQGEMADLNALPFPDKSIFYKHCKAFSIEYMIMTSRGCPYKCTYCFNSYSREQGGAGGIRRRSVDNVIDELVMAKKKYSIKEVIFTDDNFTTNKEWVLEFCKKYKEQVHLPFMCQSIPRFVNKEIAEALSGAGACYVNMGVQSVSEVEICQKVLNRKSNNNVIAGAVKTLTEAGILVQLDHILGIPGDTLQFQEEAVEFYNQFRPLVIATFWLQYYPKTAIVDIAKEQGILTNSDIEKMNEGLVFGYKKGTLKDPEPYFGISFLLNYIPFMPRWMVKFVLRLKLYKRVKISNFFISVIIPHLIRMFFDGRNIYERNMLFRYLNKEFPKLYPFIHPLHKLLRPKANRG; the protein is encoded by the coding sequence ATGGGGAAAAAATGTAAGATAACGTTTGTCTATCCAGATGTTCCATCTCTGGGAGTGCAGTATTTAATGGCGGTTTGTCAGCAAGCCGGTCATGAGGCTGAACTCGTATATTATGAGGCTATGGATAGCAGTGTATATAGAGCGCTGTCAAATATCCCTTATGATAAAACTGTCGATGAGGTATTAAAAACCAACCCTGATATAGTTGCATTTTCGTGTGTAACCAAAAACTATCAGTTTCAACTTCAGTGTGCAAGAGTGTTAAAGCAAAAAAAGCCGGAGTTGTTAAATATTTTTGGCGGTGTGCATATAACTGCTGTGCCGGAAAGTGTGCTTAAAAACGAAGTTGTTGACTCTGTTGCTATTGGAGAGGGGGAGGTGTCTTTGCCGTTGTTTTTATCTGCCTGTGCAGCATCGGGCACATTTACTCTGCCTGACACTCCCGTGCGAGGAATTGTCTATAAAAAAGACAGCAACATTGTTGGCGCTTTTGAACAGGGAGAGATGGCTGATCTAAATGCGCTGCCGTTTCCCGATAAAAGCATTTTTTATAAGCACTGTAAAGCGTTTTCTATTGAATATATGATTATGACAAGCCGTGGATGCCCCTACAAATGTACCTACTGTTTTAACTCCTACAGCCGTGAGCAGGGTGGAGCGGGCGGCATACGGAGGCGCTCTGTGGATAATGTGATTGATGAGCTGGTTATGGCAAAAAAGAAGTATTCCATCAAAGAGGTGATTTTCACAGACGATAACTTTACAACAAATAAGGAGTGGGTGTTAGAGTTCTGTAAAAAATATAAAGAACAGGTACATCTTCCCTTTATGTGTCAATCTATTCCGCGGTTTGTCAATAAGGAGATAGCGGAGGCGTTAAGCGGTGCCGGGGCCTGTTATGTCAATATGGGAGTGCAGTCTGTCTCTGAGGTGGAGATATGCCAAAAGGTATTAAACAGAAAATCCAACAATAACGTGATAGCCGGTGCAGTTAAAACCTTAACAGAGGCAGGGATATTGGTTCAGTTAGACCACATCTTGGGAATACCCGGCGATACGCTTCAGTTTCAGGAGGAGGCGGTAGAGTTTTACAATCAATTCAGGCCCCTTGTGATAGCCACGTTTTGGCTGCAATACTATCCCAAAACCGCAATTGTTGATATTGCTAAAGAACAGGGGATTTTAACTAACAGCGACATTGAAAAGATGAATGAGGGCCTTGTGTTTGGATATAAGAAGGGAACTCTGAAAGACCCTGAGCCCTACTTTGGCATATCGTTTCTGCTGAATTATATTCCGTTTATGCCCCGATGGATGGTTAAATTTGTGTTGAGACTCAAGCTGTATAAGAGGGTTAAAATCAGTAATTTTTTCATAAGCGTGATTATTCCGCATTTGATTAGAATGTTTTTTGATGGAAGGAACATATATGAAAGAAACATGCTCTTCCGTTATCTGAATAAAGAATTCCCTAAGCTATATCCTTTTATACATCCGCTGCACAAGCTGCTGCGCCCCAAAGCAAACCGCGGTTAA
- a CDS encoding class I SAM-dependent methyltransferase: MYDYREILAAIYEKAPRQRKKIEKDFSGREAEFLNELNVFLTDYLGFLKAQHIDVSYAVDAYVNLCNEMTFYQLKFLKTGQYPVKTLEESSNEVYTNPEKMNAYMVGLALSQFMWKTHYEIYKFYQKLIADAKDSVRSYLEVGPGHGLFLKQAITGLSNAETFTVVDISPQSIEITKSLIEYFFKECEKVTYHNCDIMDFPDITTYELITMGEVLEHVANPDALLRKLRSLLASNGKMFVSTCVNCPASDHIYHYRGVEEIRQMFYVNGLSIIEEMVLPVEDIPMDEIIKRKITVNYCAVLRKGDGRIIIRPYFDEAIECGLV; this comes from the coding sequence ATGTATGACTATAGGGAAATCTTAGCGGCCATCTATGAAAAGGCGCCCCGCCAGAGAAAGAAAATTGAGAAGGATTTCTCAGGCAGAGAAGCTGAATTTCTAAACGAACTAAACGTCTTTTTAACAGACTACCTTGGATTTCTGAAAGCTCAGCACATTGATGTCTCCTACGCTGTGGATGCCTATGTAAACTTATGTAATGAGATGACGTTTTATCAGTTGAAGTTTTTAAAAACCGGACAATACCCCGTTAAAACCCTTGAGGAGTCCTCAAACGAGGTATATACAAATCCTGAGAAAATGAACGCTTATATGGTTGGACTTGCGTTGTCTCAGTTTATGTGGAAAACTCACTACGAAATTTACAAATTTTACCAGAAACTTATTGCTGACGCTAAAGACTCTGTCCGTTCATATCTTGAGGTGGGCCCGGGGCACGGTCTGTTTCTTAAGCAAGCCATTACCGGTCTTTCTAATGCAGAGACCTTTACTGTAGTGGACATCAGCCCCCAGTCAATAGAAATCACAAAGTCTCTGATAGAGTATTTCTTCAAAGAATGCGAAAAAGTAACCTATCACAATTGCGATATTATGGACTTTCCAGACATCACAACGTATGAGCTGATAACTATGGGAGAGGTGCTTGAACACGTTGCTAATCCTGATGCGCTGCTTAGAAAACTCCGTTCACTGCTTGCCTCAAATGGTAAAATGTTTGTTTCAACCTGCGTAAATTGCCCAGCCTCAGATCACATCTATCACTACAGAGGTGTGGAGGAGATTCGGCAGATGTTTTATGTAAACGGACTGTCTATCATTGAAGAAATGGTGCTGCCCGTAGAGGATATTCCTATGGATGAGATAATCAAGCGGAAAATTACCGTTAACTATTGCGCCGTTTTACGTAAAGGTGATGGGCGAATAATTATTCGCCCCTACTTTGATGAGGCGATTGAATGCGGCTTGGTATGA
- a CDS encoding GNAT family N-acetyltransferase: protein MTTDELKDYLQNGARFKIKELNVKNGTIEYIAFDTMTITNLADDDFQELYNFFYEGLSEQSRVYFPFYPLLRPQPETPQTVRERIVQWRVESDWFFYVLKDGVHIIGVSLLKRISTGHPVAGIAIADKYHKRGLGTVMLKAAIAQAKLLNLYTIYSGVAPDNDASYALHTKCGFVLTGQTMPYFVTKNGENIIARHDKELILQVS, encoded by the coding sequence ATGACCACAGATGAGTTAAAAGATTATCTGCAAAACGGCGCTCGTTTTAAAATTAAAGAGCTCAACGTTAAAAACGGCACAATTGAATATATCGCCTTTGACACGATGACGATAACCAATCTTGCCGATGATGATTTTCAGGAGCTTTACAATTTCTTTTACGAAGGTCTTTCTGAACAATCAAGGGTGTATTTTCCCTTTTATCCACTTTTAAGGCCGCAGCCGGAAACTCCACAAACTGTTAGAGAACGCATAGTGCAGTGGAGAGTGGAAAGCGACTGGTTTTTTTACGTACTAAAAGACGGCGTGCACATAATAGGGGTATCGCTTTTAAAAAGAATCTCTACCGGCCATCCTGTAGCCGGCATAGCCATCGCAGACAAGTACCATAAAAGAGGGTTAGGCACAGTTATGTTAAAAGCGGCGATAGCTCAGGCAAAGCTGTTAAATCTTTATACGATATACTCCGGTGTGGCTCCCGACAACGACGCCTCCTATGCGTTACATACAAAGTGCGGGTTTGTGCTTACAGGGCAGACAATGCCATACTTTGTAACCAAAAATGGAGAAAACATTATCGCCCGCCACGATAAAGAACTGATTCTGCAAGTTTCTTAA
- a CDS encoding B12-binding domain-containing radical SAM protein — protein sequence MSLDILFVSPSLNWQTDLETKISMRVDPDIPNQETPNVGIGYLLSSAKKYGIKAEFVDMIAGGVSVESLVEMVKKKSPKVVGFTAFTEKVKMAAHLAKAVKDSNRNILTCVGGPHAIAIPKETLEEFDSFDFAISGEGESLLPKIAAANTLDDLRNIKGIVTRESTITEPLYDENIETLPFPDWDSFDLSKYLGTFPHRTKLELPIITSRGCPFQCVFCCKALGSAQRRRSVASVMSEIKYNIEHYGCESIAFLDETFILQSGWANEFFSEMKKTGINKKVSWSCSIRVSNASFSLLSQMKEAGCYYIFFGIESADDNILKIMKKGITVRQIKDAVENAKKAGIIPVGPFIIGMPGDTVETTYKAIELGKELDLYSITFPIATPFPKTELREMALRNEYGMRILSNDWALYGKQITPVLESDDFSAQKRLDMQKTAYDHFPKKRMDDYLKHLRDAGYPF from the coding sequence ATGAGCTTAGATATTTTGTTTGTTAGTCCATCCCTAAACTGGCAAACCGATTTAGAAACAAAAATCTCTATGAGAGTGGACCCGGATATCCCCAACCAAGAGACACCTAATGTCGGTATAGGGTATCTGCTCTCATCGGCAAAGAAATATGGAATTAAGGCCGAGTTTGTGGATATGATAGCCGGAGGCGTCTCGGTTGAGTCGCTTGTGGAGATGGTTAAAAAGAAGTCTCCCAAAGTAGTAGGGTTTACGGCATTTACCGAAAAGGTAAAGATGGCCGCTCATTTGGCAAAGGCCGTTAAAGATTCAAATAGAAACATTTTGACCTGTGTGGGGGGCCCTCATGCTATCGCTATACCGAAGGAGACCCTGGAGGAGTTTGATTCTTTTGATTTTGCCATCTCAGGCGAGGGTGAAAGTTTACTGCCAAAAATAGCCGCTGCAAACACTCTGGACGATCTGAGGAATATCAAGGGAATAGTCACAAGAGAAAGCACAATAACTGAGCCGCTCTATGACGAAAATATTGAAACCCTGCCGTTTCCCGACTGGGATAGTTTTGACTTAAGTAAATACCTCGGAACGTTTCCCCATAGAACAAAACTGGAGCTTCCCATAATAACCTCAAGGGGATGTCCGTTTCAGTGCGTGTTTTGCTGCAAGGCTCTTGGTTCGGCTCAAAGAAGACGTTCCGTAGCGTCGGTTATGAGCGAGATTAAGTACAACATAGAACACTACGGATGCGAGTCTATTGCATTTTTGGATGAAACCTTTATTCTGCAAAGCGGCTGGGCTAATGAGTTTTTCTCGGAAATGAAAAAGACGGGAATTAACAAAAAAGTGTCATGGTCGTGTTCAATCAGAGTGAGCAATGCGTCCTTTTCTCTGTTGTCACAGATGAAAGAAGCGGGCTGCTATTATATTTTCTTTGGAATAGAGAGCGCCGATGACAATATCTTAAAAATAATGAAAAAAGGCATTACGGTCAGACAAATCAAAGACGCCGTGGAAAACGCCAAAAAAGCCGGCATAATTCCTGTGGGGCCGTTTATTATAGGAATGCCCGGGGATACTGTGGAGACTACCTACAAGGCGATAGAGTTAGGCAAAGAGCTGGACCTGTATTCTATTACATTTCCTATAGCAACCCCGTTTCCTAAAACCGAGCTCAGGGAGATGGCCTTAAGAAACGAATATGGAATGCGCATTCTTTCCAACGATTGGGCGCTCTACGGCAAGCAAATTACACCCGTGCTTGAGTCAGACGATTTCTCCGCCCAAAAAAGGCTTGACATGCAAAAGACAGCCTACGATCACTTTCCGAAAAAGAGAATGGACGACTATTTAAAACATCTGCGGGATGCCGGCTACCCTTTTTAA
- a CDS encoding peroxiredoxin has translation MTINSEDKAPDFCLFGIDESEVEKEFCLSELLKQEKQLILYFYPKDNTPGCTQESCDFRDNYARLTLKALVFGISRDSIASHIKFKEKHGLNFPLLSDPDHKVLELYGAWGEKKMYGKSIISTIRTTVLINKDGKIKKIWNNVKVKGHVDEVLSEL, from the coding sequence ATGACAATAAATTCCGAAGATAAAGCGCCTGATTTCTGTCTTTTTGGGATAGATGAGAGTGAAGTGGAAAAGGAATTCTGTCTGTCAGAGCTTTTAAAGCAGGAAAAGCAGCTAATCTTGTACTTTTATCCTAAAGACAACACACCGGGATGCACTCAGGAGTCTTGTGACTTTAGAGATAATTACGCAAGGTTAACATTGAAAGCTTTGGTTTTTGGGATAAGCCGCGACAGCATAGCAAGTCACATTAAGTTTAAGGAAAAACATGGACTGAACTTTCCTTTGCTTTCTGACCCAGACCATAAGGTTTTAGAACTCTACGGGGCATGGGGTGAAAAGAAGATGTACGGAAAGTCTATTATAAGCACTATCAGGACTACTGTGTTAATCAATAAAGACGGTAAAATCAAGAAAATTTGGAACAATGTCAAAGTAAAAGGACATGTTGATGAGGTTTTATCGGAACTGTGA